Sequence from the Amaranthus tricolor cultivar Red isolate AtriRed21 chromosome 1, ASM2621246v1, whole genome shotgun sequence genome:
tgtactagtttattttcatcctcatttaaggtatgaataaaaccctaatttttgttcaatatgcaaattgtttattttgttcattattgttttgaattgaagttataaaaacgttaaatgtttgttacattctattgttttcatgatttatgcttacgttttacacatttgtagttgaattttaggatttgttttgtatgcatataaagtgtttgatgaaatgcttcaatgaaagtttattactttgtagggttagtttaatggtttttgtatatattcatgctatttttagcttttatatttgaaatgaaccttataataagtgttctaataccttagtatcacaaattcttgtattcaaatttacacttcccgttatagtgtattggggtgaggAAGTCATGATATTGGTTACAAATTGGTAGCAAATTGGTGGAGATATCACATGAAAGATCATTATCCCATtgaaaaacatgttgaattggttgcaaatttggataatgcgagggaagtcatgatatttttatgatttttataacacttatggcgATGAAAAACAcgtaacagcgatcatggcgatgccgggcccagttgatccatcagtgcttacgcttcaggcgacacacaggagcatagctgcgtgggagggctccactgcccaattggttactcgtcagcactaccaggcgagtacgttacggtgggaggtggatgacaAGGTATTAGACGTAGTCGAGCTAGCTGGTTTTAGATACATTCACCggttgttgggcgggggcttagagctcgatcgagcacttatcactgcattggtggagaggtggaggccggagacacataccttccacctcacagttggcgaggcaacgatcacgttgcaagatgtggcagttatcaTGGGACTGCCGGTTGAAGGACAAGCAGTCATTGGTCATGGggagggaaattggccagcattagtacatgagctgctaggggtttggccggaaaaccctcaagacccctcacagccgaagatcatcgttggatcgtcattgaagctgacttggcATCGACAGCATTTTAGCGCGCTTGAGGATGATGCAGATGATGTGACGGTTGACAGACATGCCCGAGCTTACAttttgtacctgtttggatgcatcttgtttccggacaagagcggcgactcggtacagttgatctatctccctctactgggagacttggagcgcgtagatgagtacagttggggaagtgctaccctagcgtatctgtatcgtaacttatgtcgagcatctcgtaagggtgccaaggacatgggtggatgcttgatgttgttacagatatggtcatgggagcacattcatatagggaggcccattGTTCGGACGGTTCGACCggatgggcaacatgatcaggaagatgacgcggatgattttgaaccgatattagggtcacagcatcggcgcgggatggatcctttggcagtaaggtagcaacactcaattcactattcaaattcataatttcactattttatgatagatgaaaatgtttatttgtttacagctggcttcgcgtatatctttcgagatcccactccccacatactctcgtgTACTACAGGGACGCACtagatcgacaacgggacgagcagattagtaacatttactatttgtattagttatgaataaattgtatacattactaagcatattgatttctattacagatgacatggcagccttacacagcggctaagatggaagctctaccgcacatatgtacatcgggccacgagatttggagatcgcgttgtcctcttatttgctttgacatcgtcgagctacatctctcggatcgtgtcatgcgtcaattcggtttggagcaggtaattccgcaagcctgtgacacccaacgtcaactacatgcgatcgatcggaggactggggacaagaactacctcgtacgacatagatcacatgtagatgcgtggaacgaccgagcatctacattggttggaggagataacttcacaggtcatagctctgctatgtacataagttggtacaggcgcatctccatattacgcctaacgaacatcgcatttgcgcagccaggatcacattaccattcgacatctacgttactggtacgttttctttcaacactcataacaaatagtaatagttttaagtaactgttttaacaatacaatgataacaaacaggctgagcgcatccgatcggtgttgatacaatgtaatgacacgattcaaggggccgctacatcgccagttgacgtgggctatcggctatgttctcagaccttaggctccattaatgcgtcgttgaccgatgcattgagtcaagcgggttatgagtacctcataccgactccacccgtcattggcgacgtagatgacacattccacactctttctccaaggagttcagcccatcgaggtagctcttccggaggatccagttctcggtccacaagaggccgccagcgttcatctactcagggtcggtcttccagatcgccatcgacatccgctactatgtcgccgttcgttcccccgtcttccatcaacactcctccgccacatccatcgcctccgcaaaggattatcacatatcagcgtgctagtcaacgacgagctcctactcttaatgtcattgcggaggttgacgagttcacaccatcatcatccaccggtgcgcaaaacaaaaggggccgggggttgtagtttaacaaactttgtatattcttatattattttaacttcttgtatattcttgtatgattttaactttgtatgttcatgattgtaatatatcttcgcattattttcataattaattttttcaaatcaagctggttcgtaattgattaatatggaatagatggtattgaactagtttaatgcaggttacGTTCACTATTTTggggaaatgaaagaaaaaaaaaatattgttgcaGGCCaccagcaaaccgccacatgaagtggcggtttaccagggatcaaaccgccacatgagatggcggtttgccttgaccaaaccgccacttcatgtggagTTTTCGTGCTTTATGTAAACCGCcatttcaagtggcggtttggtctgaaaaaaaaaaaaagacttttccacgtggacggtattctgAGAAATTCTTTCCCAAATTAGGTAAagtgggaaattttttttttaaacattatttAGGGAAATGACTCATTAAAAGATGCGGTATTAGGtagaaataaaaatttgtaaaaaaaataattcaatgaTCAAAGTTTGATCATCATGGGAATGACATAGAAGTTTTAATAAAgttttacactacaaatcattatGATTATCACTATTTAGCATCATTAACTAAACGGCCTGTTAGTTTAGTTCATCTCATCCACTGATTTTTATTATGGGTCAATTTGAAGGATTAAATCCCCAACTAAAGAACAGTCAAcatcaaaaatcaattaaagtGATTCTCATTCACTACAATGGTATTTTGTGGACAATAGGGCAGAAGAGAGATTTGTGAGAAATTGGGTAGAAATAGAATATAACTAGCCAGAGATTAGGGATTGTAAGTTATATAGTAAACTAATGTAATTTGGGTTTATGTTTAATGCATAGAACTAATTAcatacaaaataaatcaaactagATTTACAATGACAACAAATATTCTACCTTACATTTCCAAGAGATTCCAACAATATGACATTACACacgtattaaaaaaatagtataaaataaatgaattttatggataagatttaaaattaaagaaactaATATAGGATGTATGAATGCGAACTCAAAAAAGTAATTTGACCAGTATCCgaaataaaattataacaaaattaatgatgtcaaggaatcaactcaaccaaaagcttaagttaatggttgaggcccaggatataatatatactctaacatgtacTCTCACATGagagcccattgggctagaatTGTGGATGCACATAAGTGTTAAATAATCCACTTAAATGAAACCCCAGAATATGTTatttgccttgaccaaaccgccacttcatgtggagTTTTCGTGCTTTATGTAAACTGCcatttcaagtggcggtttggtctgaaaaaaaaaaaaagacttttccacgtggacggtattctgGGAAATTCTTTCCCAAATTAGGTAAagtgggaaatttttttttttaaacattatttAGGGAAATGACTCATTAAAAGATGCAGTATTAGGtagaaataaaaatttgtaaaaaaaataattcaatgaTCAAAGTTTGATCATCATGGGAATGACATAGAAGTTTTAATAAAgttttacactacaaatcattatGATAATCACTATTTAGCATCATTAACTAAACGGCCTGTTAGTTTAGTTCATCTCATCCACTGATTTTTATTATGGGTCAATTTGAAGGATTAAATCCCCAACTAAAGAACAGTCAAcatcaaaaatcaattaaagtGATTCTCATTCATTACAATGGTATTTTGTGGACAATAGGGCAGAAGAGAGATTTGTGAGAGATTGGGTAGAAATAGAATATAACTAGCCAGAGATTAGGGATTGTAAGTTATATAGTAAACTAATGTAATTTGGGTTTATGTTTAATGCATAGAACTAATTAcatacaaaataaatcaaacgaGATTTACAATGACAACAAATATTCTACCTTACATTTCCAAGAGATTCCAACAATATGACATTACACacgtattaaaaaaatagtataaaataaatgaattttatggataagatttaaaattaaagaaactaATATAGGATGTATGAATGCGAACTCAAAAAAGTAATTTGACCAGTATCCgaaataaaattataacaaaattaatgatgtcaaggaatcaactcaaccaaaagcttaagttaatggttgaggcccaggatataatatatactctaacatgtacTCTCACATAagagcccattgggctagaatTGTGGATGCACATAAGTGTTAAATAATCCACTTAAATGAAgccccagaatatgttatatactctaacaaatgaaatatattaaaatgaacAGTGTTGcaatattaaaataacattttttaatatttgcgCCTAAAAAAGCTAATTCCTAACAATTAAAAtgtaacaatttttaaaaaattttattgcaatagtaggtaatttaccaaaaatgtAAGCTGCAAATTAATACAAAgttagagaaaatttttaaaatttacataaaaaattctaaaagaattttaacattttaaaaacattttttggcatttattttaatttatctttcttttagaaaaataaaatttcctatagcaggtcatccgaTTACCCGAGTTTACTGTAGGCAAATACCCCATAAAGTTTtgattatttatgtttaatcaataggcggaatttttgtatgaaaatcatgaaaatattggattattataggtaattttttctttaatttaaatgtcactacttcaaatttcttatagcatatatagtgaatttagtgacatttattagatcCTTTATcagcataaaaaaaaaatcatactaaaacttTTTCCGATATAGGTTTTGGTGATATTTCTGATAAATGTCATTATaaattatagtattaattacatatgccactaaaaatcaaataacgtaaaactaaatcactttatagtgatacttaaaataaaaaccaacgaTTTATTGTATTGATTTCTATGGAACAAATAAGTACTCATTAATTGCAACAAACTCCTCCGTACCTCCATCATGGCTATATAAAGAGCCAAACATCTCCAATATTATTGCAAATAActcaacacaaacacaatcttcctacaaaaacaagaaaatggCGATCAAAATGAAGGAAAACAGTGTAAGTTTAGTGCTAATATTTGTGTTCATCCTGCTTGTAACCAAACCTGAAACAACCTCAGCAACTCGCAAACTTGTTCCCTTCTCGAACATTCTGCTTGCTCAACAGTTTGGTATTGACACAAAGCATCCTCTCACATGCGGTGCCGTTGGAGATATATGTACTCCATTTAGTCCTTGTTGCCAAAACTGTAATTGTTATGGAGTTTGTGTCCCTAAAGGTTTCCCTTATGATTTTGAGacttgttaattaattaattcaattaattaactaataatATTCTATAATATAATGGACACCAACAGTTAATCAAAGTGATGCTGATTATATTGTTGTGTGAgagtattaaataaaatggaCAATGTATgtgtttattttaaattaaagggGAGATGTCATCTATGTATCCTCCTACTTATTGTTATGTATCgtttcaactattaatgagtaATAAGTTATCTAGTTATCGTCTAATGCCACATCTTTTTTTGGTTAGCATTTGTGTTCATATAACTATATTGTTATAGTTTTTGAGTAGATAACGAATGAGTGTTTGGTTTATGGCTTTTTGCttagttttttgtttattatttggtttgttggttggttaaatagtaaaaaaagtgtttggtaaatagcTTTTAAGCTTGCTGAAAAgctggcttttaagccaaaataaaaaagttactcCAGTTAACTTTTTTCGTTGGCTTTTAacttatttatctattttttctctaataaacaactaaCCACCAATACCTAAATTTACCTAATATCTCCATAAATAGTTAGCTTTAAAAGCCTACAAAAACAGGCATCATTCCCAGTTGGTTTTATATAAGATATTTTTAGCTTTAACAACCggcttaaatttttgattgatttggtTTTTTGATTGTGGGTATATGTTTTGGGTCATGCTTGGGCGTTATTGCAAGACATTAAGtttaaattgaatatgttagaATTAACATTGTGATATATGAATTGACATTAAATCCTCATCTAAATCTCTTTGTAATGGCTATAAAGTCGTTTTCATGTCGCATTAATGAAATATCGATTTTCTTGATAGTTTCTTGAAGATTTACAGAGATTTATGAAAAATTGAATGTACAaatctttttgattttctttcctAAATGTCGATGTTAAACCTCCGTGAATATCGTTTTCAAAAATAGCATTATTTATATTTCctcgttttctttttttttaaaagttaatggAGATTGGGCTGGAAGGTAGATGACACGTCTCATATTGAGACGGTCTCGGCCAAGACTAGTTGTTTAAGTTATCTGTAATCGATATATTTGGTAAAAAGTTGATCATTGagtattttttgtttattagaagaaaataactaaaaataccaaaaattaatgaaaaagctACTCCCTTCAATCATTtgattttcttcataaaattcattacaATGCATTATTATTGGGAGAATTGGTAATAGGTGGTAatcaaaatttgtaaacaaaaaaaattttttgtgatcaaagtttcattaccatgggaatgaattggaacttttaatgaaattttacattataaatcattttcaacaccaccatttaatattacTAACCAAACGGATTGTAAGTGTATATTAAGTTAATTAGTATGAGATGATCTTAGCATAAGACTATTTCATATCAGAATTTATGGAATAAATTGGGATAACTCTTGTATGGATAGTAAATACATACTTTAATAGTTTCAAGAATTTAACCACCCCATTTAATCCCCACATGtcaaattatttatttgtaaCACCCAGCTAAGCAAAGATTTTAATTTCTttgatagtaaaaattattgacattttataaaaatttaaattgttatatatgtgtACTTCAATCATTTCAATTTAGTTGTctattttgtatttatgtcAATGTActtatttaagttttaatttctgTAAtttaactcttttaaaagaaatttaaattggagagattcatattctagaaaaatattaaaaacttttataTCAAGAAAAATTGAACATGATTTCACTTAACTATTcaaacttaaaaatttaaagtctATACAAATTAAGATTGATTGataaataatgacaaaaataaaataaaacaattaaatgAAATCAGAGGgattcatattctagaaaattGTTCATCTTCTACTCTCTCttacccctgaatttccgaccccttaacgaacccaaaaccgtaaaggacgggaggaaattcgggtgttacagtTATCTTCACAAATTTTTCTATCATAAtaacaaaccaaaaaaacatACTTCCATAAACCAGGTgctataaaataataagtagatGGAATTAAAAGAATGAATGaatttataaatgaaattaaaagaaattaatgaGAACCATTACAAAACAAAAATGCAAGGTGAaaactaaaacataaattatgCACAAATTAAATGGAATAGAAGAGGTATACttctataaaaataaatcaatgaacCTGCGTAAGTATGGAAATTTCCTCGTACAACACAGAAAATACCACAAAAGTAATATAAGTAACGTACGTGAAGAACAATCTGTATAATGCACCATTGTGTTTTTGCACAAAATCCGTATAGAACTTAGAATATTAACACTGTATTTAGGTAACAACTttagagagaaaa
This genomic interval carries:
- the LOC130828286 gene encoding serine/threonine-protein phosphatase 7 long form homolog isoform X1, translated to MAMPGPVDPSVLTLQATHRSIAAWEGSTAQLVTRQHYQASTLRWEVDDKVLDVVELAGFRYIHRLLGGGLELDRALITALVERWRPETHTFHLTVGEATITLQDVAVIMGLPVEGQAVIGHGEGNWPALVHELLGVWPENPQDPSQPKIIVGSSLKLTWHRQHFSALEDDADDVTVDRHARAYILYLFGCILFPDKSGDSVQLIYLPLLGDLERVDEYSWGSATLAYLYRNLCRASRKGAKDMGGCLMLLQIWSWEHIHIGRPIVRTVRPDGQHDQEDDADDFEPILGSQHRRGMDPLAVSWLRVYLSRSHSPHTLVYYRDALDRQRDEQISNIYYLY
- the LOC130828286 gene encoding protein MAIN-LIKE 1-like isoform X2; the encoded protein is MAMPGPVDPSVLTLQATHRSIAAWEGSTAQLVTRQHYQASTLRWEVDDKVLDVVELAGFRYIHRLLGGGLELDRALITALVERWRPETHTFHLTVGEATITLQDVAVIMGLPVEGQAVIGHGEGNWPALVHELLGVWPENPQDPSQPKIIVGSSLKLTWHRQHFSALEDDADDVTVDRHARAYILYLFGCILFPDKSGDSVQLIYLPLLGDLERVDEYSWGSATLAYLYRNLCRASRKGAKDMGGCLMLLQIWSWEHIHIGRPIVRTVRPDGQHDQEDDADDFEPILGSQHRRGMDPLAVR